Proteins from a genomic interval of Zingiber officinale cultivar Zhangliang chromosome 1B, Zo_v1.1, whole genome shotgun sequence:
- the LOC122043429 gene encoding zinc finger BED domain-containing protein RICESLEEPER 2-like encodes MEQMREAAAHWIMMHEHPFTILDEDGFNLMMRRGMPEWQKISRTTCRADCMKIYEIEKKRLKKSLECVDKISLITDCWKSKTQKIEYMVVTGHWIDSCWNLQKRVLSFINIPPPRGGLQISDAIFKCMKEWGIENKVFTITVDNASSNDLAIRYMKDTIQRSRTLTCEGNLFHVRCCAHILNLCVQDELREIECIIGNIRESVEYVELDFEMLSCALKFKEAFKMFKERDPFYGCCPQEEEWDKAQKICSLLEAFWIATHIISGSEYPTSNLFLQEVQKIKSALDIYAQYEDLFLKQLSSKMKEKFDKYWGDCNLSMAIAAVLDPTKKMLAVEFCFPKLYSELDASKHILKVKEIINSLYEEYVVEETNKGAPHLLESESFGSSSARRSQQNSVYNWDDFDEYCAKVETSETKRSELVDYLEKGRLKKNEIPKIFSCLEWWRMNRIQYPILSKIAADILAIPVSSMASEATFSAGTRVIDSYHSSLSPDTVRLYCVGVIGFDIYMD; translated from the exons ATGGAACAAATGAGGGAGGCAGCTGCTCATTGGATCATGATGCATGAACACCCATTCACCATTCTTGATGAAGACGGGTTCAATTTAATGATGAGGCGTGGAATGCCGGAATGGCAAAAAATTAGCAGGACAACATGCAGAGCAGATTGTATGAAAATTTATGAGATTGAGAAAAAGAGGTTGAAGAAAAGTCTTGAGTGTGTTGATAAAATAAGTTTAATAACAGATTGTTGGAAGTCAAAGACTCAAAAGATTGAATACATGGTTGTCACTGGGCATTGGATTGATTCTTGTTGGAATTTACAAAAGAGAGTTTTAAGTTTCATTAACATTCCACCACCAAGGGGAGGTCTTCAAATTTCCGATGCCATTTTCAAGTGTATGAAAGAGTGGGGCATTGAAAATAAGGTTTTCACTATTACAGTTGATAATGCTTCAAGTAACGATTTGGCTATTCGATATATGAAAGATACCATTCAAAGGTCAAGAACATTGACATGTGAAGGAAATTTATTTCATGTTCGTTGTTGTGCACATATCTTGAACTTGTGTGTTCAAGATGAATTGAGGGAGATTGAATGTATTATTGGTAATATAAGGGAAAGTGTAGAATAT GTGGAACTCGATTTTGAGATGTTAAGTTGTGcactcaagttcaaagaagctTTTAAGATGTTCAAAGAACGTGATCCCTTTTATGGTTGCTGCCCTCAAGAAGAAGAATGGGATAAAGCTCAAAAGATTTGCTCACTGTTGGAGGCTTTTTGGATAGCCACACATATTATTTCAGGTAGCGAATATCCTACTTCAAATTTATTTCTTCAAGAAGTTCAAAAAATAAAGTCAGCATTGGATATTTATGCACAATATGAAGATTTGTTTCTTAAGCAATTATCtagtaaaatgaaagaaaaatttgaCAAATATTGGGGTGATTGTAATTTATCGATGGCTATAGCTGCTGTGTTAGATCCAACCAAAAAAATGCTTGCAGTTGAATTTTGTTTTCCTAAGCTTTATTCTGAATTGGATGCCTCTAAGCATATCTTAAaagttaaggagataattaattcTCTTTATGAGGAGTATGTTGTTGAAGAAACTAATAAAGGAGCGCCTCATTTACTTGAGTCTGAGAGTTTTGGTTCTTCAAGTGCTAGAAGAAGTCAACAAAATTCTGTGTATAATTGGGATGATTTTGATGAATATTGTGCAAAAGTTGAAACTTCAGAGACTAAGAGATCTGAATTGGTAGATTATCTTGAAAAGGGTCGTCTAAAGAAGAATGAGATTCctaaaattttttcatgtttAGAATGGTGGAGGATGAATAGAATACAGTATCCAATATTGTCAAAGATAGCAGCTGATATTTTAGCTATTCCAGTGAGCTCAatggcttcagaagcaacatttaGTGCAGGGACAAGAGTTATTGATTCTTATCATTCATCTCTCTCTCCAGACACGGTGAGACTCTACTGTGTGGGGGTGATTGGCTTCGACATATACATGGACTAA